Proteins encoded in a region of the Marmota flaviventris isolate mMarFla1 chromosome 3, mMarFla1.hap1, whole genome shotgun sequence genome:
- the Letmd1 gene encoding LETM1 domain-containing protein 1 isoform X4 yields MALSRVCWARTALWGSVVTPGPFVTRRLQLGRSGFAWGAPWSSKLHLSPKADVKSLISYVVTKTKAINGKYHRFLNRHFPRFYILYTIFMKVPPRHRQVSFPRYHFHSTLCQLPGLLANIQNGTHPAVHEILALRECFCNHPLGMNQLQTLQMKALSRAMLLTPHLPPPFLRHRLKTHTTVIHQLDRALAKLGIGQLTAQEVKSACYLRGLNSTHIAEDRCRTWLGEWLQISCSLKEAELSLLLHNVVLLSTNYLGTRR; encoded by the exons ATGGCGCTGTCCAGGGTGTGCTGGGCACGGACTGCGCTTTGGGGTTCGGTCGTCACCCCTGGACCCTTTGTCACTCGGAGACTGCAACTTGGTCGCTCTGGCTTTGCTTGGGGAGCCCCTTG GTCGTCAAAGCTTCACCTTTCTCCAAAGGCAGATGTGAAGAGTTTGATCTCTTATGTTGTGACCAAGACAAAAGCGATTAATGGGAAATACCATCGTTTCTTGAATCGTCATTTCCCCCGCTTCTATATCCTGTACACAATCTTCATGAAAG TTCCGCCGAGACATCGCCAAGTGTCTTTTCCTAGGTATCATTTCCATTCCACCCTTTGCCAACTACCTGGTCTTCTTGCTAAT ATACAGAATGGTACCCACCCAGCCGTACATGAAATCCTGGCTCTCAGAGAATGTTTCTGTAACCATCCTCTGGGCATGAACCAGCTCCAGACTTTGCAGATG AAAGCCTTGAGTCGGGCCATGCTTctcacacctcacctgcctcctccctttttGAGGCATCGTTTGAAGACTCATACCACTGTTATTCACCAGCTGGACAGGGCTTTGGCAAAGCTGGGGATAGGCCAGCTGACTGCTCAGGAAGTAAAATCG GCTTGTTATCTTCGTGGCCTGAATTCTACCCATATTGCAGAAGACAGGTGTCGAACTTGGCTGGGAGAATGGCTACAAATTTCCTGCAGCTTGAAAG AAGCTGAGCTGTCCCTCTTGCTGCACAACGTGGTCCTGCTTTCCACCAACTACCTTGGGACAAGGCGCTGA
- the Letmd1 gene encoding LETM1 domain-containing protein 1 isoform X3: MLWADAKKARRIKTNMWKHNIKFHQLSYREMEHLRQFRRDIAKCLFLGIISIPPFANYLVFLLMYLFPRQLLIKHFWTPKQQTDFLDIYHGLRKQSHSEILSNLERVIPLISDPGLRWHLTDLCTKIQNGTHPAVHEILALRECFCNHPLGMNQLQTLQMKALSRAMLLTPHLPPPFLRHRLKTHTTVIHQLDRALAKLGIGQLTAQEVKSACYLRGLNSTHIAEDRCRTWLGEWLQISCSLKEAELSLLLHNVVLLSTNYLGTRR; encoded by the exons ATGTTATGGGCTGATGCCAAAAAGGCTAGAAGAATAAAGACAAATATGTGGAAGCACAATATAAAGTTTCATCAACTTTCATACCGGGAGATGGAGCATTTGAGACAG TTCCGCCGAGACATCGCCAAGTGTCTTTTCCTAGGTATCATTTCCATTCCACCCTTTGCCAACTACCTGGTCTTCTTGCTAAT gtaCCTATTTCCAAGGCAACTACTGATTAAACATTTCTGGACCCCAAAACAACAAACTGATTTCTTAGATATCTATCATGGTCTCCGGAAGCAGTCCCACTCAGAAATCCTTAGTAATTTAGAGAGGGTCATTCCTCTCATTTCTGATCCAGGACTTCGGTGGCATCTGACAGACCTGTGCACCAAG ATACAGAATGGTACCCACCCAGCCGTACATGAAATCCTGGCTCTCAGAGAATGTTTCTGTAACCATCCTCTGGGCATGAACCAGCTCCAGACTTTGCAGATG AAAGCCTTGAGTCGGGCCATGCTTctcacacctcacctgcctcctccctttttGAGGCATCGTTTGAAGACTCATACCACTGTTATTCACCAGCTGGACAGGGCTTTGGCAAAGCTGGGGATAGGCCAGCTGACTGCTCAGGAAGTAAAATCG GCTTGTTATCTTCGTGGCCTGAATTCTACCCATATTGCAGAAGACAGGTGTCGAACTTGGCTGGGAGAATGGCTACAAATTTCCTGCAGCTTGAAAG AAGCTGAGCTGTCCCTCTTGCTGCACAACGTGGTCCTGCTTTCCACCAACTACCTTGGGACAAGGCGCTGA
- the Letmd1 gene encoding LETM1 domain-containing protein 1 isoform X1, translating into MALSRVCWARTALWGSVVTPGPFVTRRLQLGRSGFAWGAPWSSKLHLSPKADVKSLISYVVTKTKAINGKYHRFLNRHFPRFYILYTIFMKGLQMLWADAKKARRIKTNMWKHNIKFHQLSYREMEHLRQFRRDIAKCLFLGIISIPPFANYLVFLLMYLFPRQLLIKHFWTPKQQTDFLDIYHGLRKQSHSEILSNLERVIPLISDPGLRWHLTDLCTKIQNGTHPAVHEILALRECFCNHPLGMNQLQTLQMKALSRAMLLTPHLPPPFLRHRLKTHTTVIHQLDRALAKLGIGQLTAQEVKSACYLRGLNSTHIAEDRCRTWLGEWLQISCSLKEAELSLLLHNVVLLSTNYLGTRR; encoded by the exons ATGGCGCTGTCCAGGGTGTGCTGGGCACGGACTGCGCTTTGGGGTTCGGTCGTCACCCCTGGACCCTTTGTCACTCGGAGACTGCAACTTGGTCGCTCTGGCTTTGCTTGGGGAGCCCCTTG GTCGTCAAAGCTTCACCTTTCTCCAAAGGCAGATGTGAAGAGTTTGATCTCTTATGTTGTGACCAAGACAAAAGCGATTAATGGGAAATACCATCGTTTCTTGAATCGTCATTTCCCCCGCTTCTATATCCTGTACACAATCTTCATGAAAG GATTACAGATGTTATGGGCTGATGCCAAAAAGGCTAGAAGAATAAAGACAAATATGTGGAAGCACAATATAAAGTTTCATCAACTTTCATACCGGGAGATGGAGCATTTGAGACAG TTCCGCCGAGACATCGCCAAGTGTCTTTTCCTAGGTATCATTTCCATTCCACCCTTTGCCAACTACCTGGTCTTCTTGCTAAT gtaCCTATTTCCAAGGCAACTACTGATTAAACATTTCTGGACCCCAAAACAACAAACTGATTTCTTAGATATCTATCATGGTCTCCGGAAGCAGTCCCACTCAGAAATCCTTAGTAATTTAGAGAGGGTCATTCCTCTCATTTCTGATCCAGGACTTCGGTGGCATCTGACAGACCTGTGCACCAAG ATACAGAATGGTACCCACCCAGCCGTACATGAAATCCTGGCTCTCAGAGAATGTTTCTGTAACCATCCTCTGGGCATGAACCAGCTCCAGACTTTGCAGATG AAAGCCTTGAGTCGGGCCATGCTTctcacacctcacctgcctcctccctttttGAGGCATCGTTTGAAGACTCATACCACTGTTATTCACCAGCTGGACAGGGCTTTGGCAAAGCTGGGGATAGGCCAGCTGACTGCTCAGGAAGTAAAATCG GCTTGTTATCTTCGTGGCCTGAATTCTACCCATATTGCAGAAGACAGGTGTCGAACTTGGCTGGGAGAATGGCTACAAATTTCCTGCAGCTTGAAAG AAGCTGAGCTGTCCCTCTTGCTGCACAACGTGGTCCTGCTTTCCACCAACTACCTTGGGACAAGGCGCTGA
- the Letmd1 gene encoding LETM1 domain-containing protein 1 isoform X2, producing MALSRVCWARTALWGSVVTPGPFVTRRLQLGRSGFAWGAPWSSKLHLSPKADVKSLISYVVTKTKAINGKYHRFLNRHFPRFYILYTIFMKGLQMLWADAKKARRIKTNMWKHNIKFHQLSYREMEHLRQFRRDIAKCLFLGIISIPPFANYLVFLLMYLFPRQLLIKHFWTPKQQTDFLDIYHGLRKQSHSEILSNLERVIPLISDPGLRWHLTDLCTKIQNGTHPAVHEILALRECFCNHPLGMNQLQTLQMKALSRAMLLTPHLPPPFLRHRLKTHTTVIHQLDRALAKLGIGQLTAQEVKSKTGVELGWENGYKFPAA from the exons ATGGCGCTGTCCAGGGTGTGCTGGGCACGGACTGCGCTTTGGGGTTCGGTCGTCACCCCTGGACCCTTTGTCACTCGGAGACTGCAACTTGGTCGCTCTGGCTTTGCTTGGGGAGCCCCTTG GTCGTCAAAGCTTCACCTTTCTCCAAAGGCAGATGTGAAGAGTTTGATCTCTTATGTTGTGACCAAGACAAAAGCGATTAATGGGAAATACCATCGTTTCTTGAATCGTCATTTCCCCCGCTTCTATATCCTGTACACAATCTTCATGAAAG GATTACAGATGTTATGGGCTGATGCCAAAAAGGCTAGAAGAATAAAGACAAATATGTGGAAGCACAATATAAAGTTTCATCAACTTTCATACCGGGAGATGGAGCATTTGAGACAG TTCCGCCGAGACATCGCCAAGTGTCTTTTCCTAGGTATCATTTCCATTCCACCCTTTGCCAACTACCTGGTCTTCTTGCTAAT gtaCCTATTTCCAAGGCAACTACTGATTAAACATTTCTGGACCCCAAAACAACAAACTGATTTCTTAGATATCTATCATGGTCTCCGGAAGCAGTCCCACTCAGAAATCCTTAGTAATTTAGAGAGGGTCATTCCTCTCATTTCTGATCCAGGACTTCGGTGGCATCTGACAGACCTGTGCACCAAG ATACAGAATGGTACCCACCCAGCCGTACATGAAATCCTGGCTCTCAGAGAATGTTTCTGTAACCATCCTCTGGGCATGAACCAGCTCCAGACTTTGCAGATG AAAGCCTTGAGTCGGGCCATGCTTctcacacctcacctgcctcctccctttttGAGGCATCGTTTGAAGACTCATACCACTGTTATTCACCAGCTGGACAGGGCTTTGGCAAAGCTGGGGATAGGCCAGCTGACTGCTCAGGAAGTAAAATCG AAGACAGGTGTCGAACTTGGCTGGGAGAATGGCTACAAATTTCCTGCAGCTTGA